In Trichlorobacter lovleyi, the DNA window TCTTAAAACCACATCAACATCTTCTATATCATGACAACAAAACGGTGTGACCATACACAAATCTTTACCCAACTGCAACAATTTATCGTATTCATTCAAATATTTGAATATTCACATAAAGACAAAATCAAGATTCATTGACGTTCTATCAATTCACGTACCTGATCCAGCAACACATTAGAATCAGCCGCTTTAACAACCTGTTTATCAACAACTGCAAAGGGTTCTTGCTTACAGGTTTTGCACTGCTTTGCACATTTTTTAATTTTAATATTCAGCCCTGCAAACTGTTCATTTAACCGTTTGGCCAGTTTTTCTGCTCCCTGGTTATGTTCACAGAGCCGGATTTTCACCACTACGCCACCGGAAACGGTGCTGCGCCACCAGGGGGGGCGACAAAGACCCGTGTGCCAAGATCGCCATCAATCATCAGGATGCCGTGGCCGTTATCGCCCACCAGTTTTAGCTTGGCAATGATATCGCGGTCATTGTTTTCTTCCTCAATCTGCTCGGTTATAAACCACTGCAGAAAAATCTGGGAGGCGTGATCTTTTTCCTTTACCGCAAGCTCTGCCAGATCATTGATCCGGCCGGTCACGATCTGCTCATGGGCCAGGGTCTTTTCCATCATATCCAGCAATGACTTGTACTTATTTGGCACCGCCTTGCTGGCGGTCAGGGTGATATTAATTCCCTGGTCAACCAGATAGTTGAAGAACTTCATAAAATGGGTCATCTCTTCCTGATACTGGACCATGAACCAGGTAGCTGCCCCTTTCAGCCCCATTTCATTGGCGGCTGATGACATGGAGAGGTAGATGTTGGCGGAATACAGCTCAAAGTTCATGTGATTATTCAGGGCATCTGCCGTGGTTTTACTGATCATGCTAAAACCTCCTAAATCTTATTTTTTTGTGAGTATACTGCACTAATGCCCAATTTCAAGCAGGCTGATGCTGTCAGGTTGCCAAAAGTGGTGTATAGTTACGGATAGCACTGCTGAAGGAGGGGACCATGAGCCTGCACAACCTGCTGGAATGGCTGAAACAACAACGGAAAAAGCTGCTCGTCTGGGGCGGAGGTATATTTGTCACCTTTGTCCTATTCTCAACCCTGATCCTGCCGGTTATTATCAAATCCCAGGCTGAAAAAGCAATTCTGAAGGCAACCGGTCGCGTTGCCAGCATTGAAAAAGTACGTTTTAACCCCTTTGGCATGACCCTGACCGTGCAGGGGGTCAAGCTGCTTGAGCCTGATGCAAAAACTCCCTTTGTCCAACTTGGACGCTTGCGGGTATCACTTTCCAGCACCAGTATATTCAGATTTGCGCCGGTAGTTGATGAACTGAGCCTTGATACGCTGCAGGTTGGTCTGGTGCGTACGGCTGCCAACCGTTACAATTTTTCTGACATTCTTGATCGGCTGGCTGCTCAGCCTAAAAAAGAGAAGAGCGGCACACCACGATTTTCAATCAACAATATTGCTCTGCAAAATAGTAGTATTGATTTTGATGATAGAGCTGTTGCTGGCGGTAAAAAGCATACCATTCGGGATTTACAACTGGCCATTCCGTTTATCAGCACCATCCCCTATCTAGCAGAACAGTATACTGACCCCAAGTTTGCTGCTGTAATCAATGGTGCCAAATTCAGCTTTAACGGCAAGTCAAAACCATTGGCCAAATCAATGGAGACTGATCTTAACATTAAACTTACGGACCTTGATCTGCCCCACTATCTGGCCTACCTTCCTGCCCAGGTACCAATCAAACTGGACAGCGGCAAACTAAGCCTTGATCTGGCTGTGGCCTATCGTATTTTTCAGAACAAGAAGCCTGAATTGACGGTTAAAGGCCTGACACGGCTTGATGCGATCAGCATTAAGGAAAAGAACAGCGCTGCACTGGCATCATTCAAGCGGTTTGATGTTGTGTCAAAAGAGATTGAACTGTTTAGCCGCAAGGTGGTGCTGCAACAGGTGGCCCTTGATGGCCTGTCTCTGCAGGTTGAACGTGACAGCACAGGCAAGCTGAACTTCCAACGGTTATTGCCAGCACAGTCGGCACCGCCCAAAGTGGTTAAAAAGCCTGCAAAAAAGGAAGAAGCCCCTCCCCTGAAGTTGCTGGTTGAAAACCTGGCGCTGACAGATGGAACCATCTCATTTCATGACAAACAACCTGCCGGAGGATTCAAAAGCCAGCTGCAGGCGATCGCGGTCAAGCTCAGCAACCTTTCCACCACTGCCAATGCTCAAAGCACCTATGACATTTCTTTTAATGGGGATAGTGCAGAAAAGTTTGTTGCTTCAGGCACCGCCGCACTTTCACCAATCAGCGCAACCAGCCAGTTCAACCTGACCGGCATCAAATTACAGCGGGGCTGGCCCTATCTGCAAAACCTGCTGACAGCACCGGTTAAGGGCAATCTGTCATTGGAAGGCAAGGCTGCTTTTACTGCAGAGGATGGAGCATCTGTAAAGGATTTAGGTGTTCATCTAAAAGATATCGTTGCTGAGTATGGTGACAAAGACAGCACCAGACTTACCAGCCTTGATCTGACCGGCATCTCCTTTAGCCAGAAAGAAAACAAGGCTGCGGTTGAAGAGATCAAACTGGCAGGGGGTAACATAAAGCTCTCCCGCGAGGCTGATGGCAAACTATCAGCGCTTTCACTGCTGAAACAACCAGCAGCAAACAGCGCCAAACCGGTTAAGCCAGAACCTGCACCTGTCAAGGCGGCAGTAGCCAAGGCAAATCAGAAGCCGCTTGCCTGGCTGGTCAATAAAATCAATGTAACCGGGCTTTCCACCACCTTTGCGGATAAGCAGTTCAGCGAACCACCTGTCTTTACCCTCTCAAATATTCGGCTAAGTACCGGAAACCTGACCGGCCCGACCTTCTCAGCCATGCCTTTGCAGTTTAGCAGTATCTTTGGCAAAAATGCACCGATCAAGGTTGCAGGTACGGTCACCCCGTTGCCGTTCAAATTTAACGGCACAACCAGCTTTGCCAAACTGCCGATCCAGGATTTTGAAAGCTACATTCCTGATAACGTCAACGTCTTTGTACTGGGGGGCACCCTGGACAGCAGCATGAAGGTGAATGTTGCGTTAGATAAGGATAACAAACCGGTCGGCAGTTTCAGCGGCAGCGCCGGGGTGCGTGGTTTTCATACTGTTGACACGGTGCAGGAAGAAGACCTTCTGAAATGGGAAAGCCTGCAGCTTGACCAGATCAATGGCAATCTGGCCCCCTTCTCTTTGTCCATCCGTCAGATTGCGCTGAATGGTGTCTATTCAAAAATTGCTGTCCGTAAAGACGGCACCCTGAACCTGCAGAACCTGGTGACTAAAGAACAGCAGCAAAAACAACTGCCAACTACAGGGACGGCAGCACCGCCATCTGTTGCGCCTGCACCAGCCACGGTAGCCCCGCAAGCATCCCAAAAGGCACAGATAAAGATTGATACCCTGACGGTTCAGGACGGCACCATCGCCTTCAGCGACGCCCACCTGCCCCAGCAGTTCCGTAGCACCTTTCATAATCTGGGAGGACGGGTCAGCGGCTTATCGTCTGACATGAATACCCGTGCCGAGGTTGACCTACGCGGCAATCTTGAGAGCCATTCACCGCTTCAAATTACCGGAAAAATCAACCCGTTGCGTGACGATCTGTTTGTGGATCTGACCATATCGTTTAAGGATATTGAGCTGTCACCTGCCACCCCGTACTCCGGCACCTATCTGGGCTATGAGATTGACAAGGGCAAGCTGTTCCTTGATCTGAAGTACCATATTGAAAACAAGAAACTGGAAGCATCCAACAAGGTGTTTGTTGATCAGTTTACCTTTGGCAAGTCGGTTGACAGTGCCAAGGCAACCAAACTGCCGGTTCGTCTTGGCATCGCCCTACTGAAGGATCGCAATGGCCAGATCAATCTTGATCTGCCGGTTAGCGGCCGGACCGATGACCCCAAGTTCAGTATTTGGGGTGTGGTCTGGCAGGTGGTGGCCAACCTGTTTATCAAGGCAGCCACCTCTCCCTTTGCCCTGCTCTCTTCCATGATGGGTTCCAGTGAAGACCTGAGCAGCGTAACCTTTGCACCTGGTTCAGCGGTGCTGGCACCAGCAGAGGCAAAAAAGCTGGAAACTCTGGCCTCTGCCCTCAGCCAGAGGCCCGGTCTGAAGGTTGAACTATCAGGCTTTGTTGATAAACAGCGTGACCCTGAAGGATACCGTGCGGAACTGCTGCAACTGAAGATGCGGCAGGAAAAATTCCATGAACTGGTAAAGAACCGCCAAACAAAAGAGGGCGATGATGCAGAGAAGATGGTCATCCAGCCAGCCGAATATTCCCGTTATCTGAAGGCTGTCTATCTTAAGGAAAAATTTCCCAAACCGCGCAACATGATCGGCATGATCAAGGATCTGCCTGATGCTGAGATGAAAAAACTGATTATTGCCAACACCAAAGTAACTGATCAGGATCTGCAGCAACTGGCTGCACAACGGGCCGCTGCGGTCAAACAGCACCTGATCACCAAGGGCAAACTGGAATCCCAGCGGATATTTCAGAAGCAGGATAACATCCTGAAACCACCTAAACAGGAAACTGCTCCTGCCAGCAGGGTGGAACTGAATCCGATTGCATCATGACCAGTACAGAACCACACCATACGAAACGGTTTGCTGTAGCCACACTGGGCTGCAAGGTTAACCAGTTTGAGACAGCAGATATGGTTGAGCAGCTAAAGGCTGATGGCTGGCAACTGGTGCCGTTTACTGCAGAGGCTGACCTCTACCTGATCAACAGCTGTACGGTCACTGCCCGCAGTGATGCTGAATCACGACGTCTGATCCGTCGCGCCCGGCGAGCCAATCCCCTTGCCAGGGTGGTTGCCACCGGTTGCTATGCCCAGGTGGCACCATCAGATCTTCAAGCACTGCCTGAGCTGAACCTGGTGCTGGGTAATGAGGAAAAACATGATCTGGTACTGCATATGGAGCGGGGTGAGCATCGAGTTACTGATCTGACCAGCCTGAAAACAAGCGGACCTTTACGTTTGACCAGTTTTAGCGAGCATACCAGAGCGTTTCTACAGATCCAGAACGGCTGCGAAACAGGCTGCAGCTACTGCATTGTGCCGATTGCCCGGGGGCCGAGTCGGTCCGTCCCCCCC includes these proteins:
- a CDS encoding DUF1450 domain-containing protein; translation: MKIRLCEHNQGAEKLAKRLNEQFAGLNIKIKKCAKQCKTCKQEPFAVVDKQVVKAADSNVLLDQVRELIERQ
- a CDS encoding ferritin, whose product is MISKTTADALNNHMNFELYSANIYLSMSSAANEMGLKGAATWFMVQYQEEMTHFMKFFNYLVDQGINITLTASKAVPNKYKSLLDMMEKTLAHEQIVTGRINDLAELAVKEKDHASQIFLQWFITEQIEEENNDRDIIAKLKLVGDNGHGILMIDGDLGTRVFVAPPGGAAPFPVA
- a CDS encoding DUF748 domain-containing protein, with the translated sequence MSLHNLLEWLKQQRKKLLVWGGGIFVTFVLFSTLILPVIIKSQAEKAILKATGRVASIEKVRFNPFGMTLTVQGVKLLEPDAKTPFVQLGRLRVSLSSTSIFRFAPVVDELSLDTLQVGLVRTAANRYNFSDILDRLAAQPKKEKSGTPRFSINNIALQNSSIDFDDRAVAGGKKHTIRDLQLAIPFISTIPYLAEQYTDPKFAAVINGAKFSFNGKSKPLAKSMETDLNIKLTDLDLPHYLAYLPAQVPIKLDSGKLSLDLAVAYRIFQNKKPELTVKGLTRLDAISIKEKNSAALASFKRFDVVSKEIELFSRKVVLQQVALDGLSLQVERDSTGKLNFQRLLPAQSAPPKVVKKPAKKEEAPPLKLLVENLALTDGTISFHDKQPAGGFKSQLQAIAVKLSNLSTTANAQSTYDISFNGDSAEKFVASGTAALSPISATSQFNLTGIKLQRGWPYLQNLLTAPVKGNLSLEGKAAFTAEDGASVKDLGVHLKDIVAEYGDKDSTRLTSLDLTGISFSQKENKAAVEEIKLAGGNIKLSREADGKLSALSLLKQPAANSAKPVKPEPAPVKAAVAKANQKPLAWLVNKINVTGLSTTFADKQFSEPPVFTLSNIRLSTGNLTGPTFSAMPLQFSSIFGKNAPIKVAGTVTPLPFKFNGTTSFAKLPIQDFESYIPDNVNVFVLGGTLDSSMKVNVALDKDNKPVGSFSGSAGVRGFHTVDTVQEEDLLKWESLQLDQINGNLAPFSLSIRQIALNGVYSKIAVRKDGTLNLQNLVTKEQQQKQLPTTGTAAPPSVAPAPATVAPQASQKAQIKIDTLTVQDGTIAFSDAHLPQQFRSTFHNLGGRVSGLSSDMNTRAEVDLRGNLESHSPLQITGKINPLRDDLFVDLTISFKDIELSPATPYSGTYLGYEIDKGKLFLDLKYHIENKKLEASNKVFVDQFTFGKSVDSAKATKLPVRLGIALLKDRNGQINLDLPVSGRTDDPKFSIWGVVWQVVANLFIKAATSPFALLSSMMGSSEDLSSVTFAPGSAVLAPAEAKKLETLASALSQRPGLKVELSGFVDKQRDPEGYRAELLQLKMRQEKFHELVKNRQTKEGDDAEKMVIQPAEYSRYLKAVYLKEKFPKPRNMIGMIKDLPDAEMKKLIIANTKVTDQDLQQLAAQRAAAVKQHLITKGKLESQRIFQKQDNILKPPKQETAPASRVELNPIAS